The following proteins are co-located in the Dyadobacter chenwenxiniae genome:
- a CDS encoding NUDIX hydrolase, whose amino-acid sequence MATLGSFSLFIDALTQKLKYPLPGESAHRIMQASTKLRLTFKPNARTRKSAVLVLFYPYKDEIYFPLILRPAYDGVHSGQVAFPGGRFEPTDENLIRTALREAQEEIGLRLNDVKILGILTELFIPASNFYVLPVIATMPYRPDFYPDPREVEDIFEIKLKEISDIEIIGSSDIQVRGEQVHAPHYTVQGYKIWGATAMMISELLTVLNAPDGDPGS is encoded by the coding sequence ATGGCCACTTTGGGATCTTTTTCCTTATTTATTGATGCACTCACACAAAAACTGAAATATCCGCTGCCCGGTGAATCAGCGCACCGGATCATGCAGGCTTCTACAAAGCTCAGACTGACTTTCAAACCCAACGCACGCACCCGCAAAAGCGCCGTTCTGGTTTTATTTTATCCTTACAAAGACGAAATTTATTTCCCGCTGATCCTGCGCCCGGCCTACGACGGTGTACATTCAGGACAAGTGGCGTTCCCGGGCGGACGCTTCGAACCGACCGACGAAAATCTCATACGCACCGCCTTACGCGAAGCGCAGGAAGAAATCGGCCTTCGGCTGAATGATGTGAAAATACTAGGCATCCTTACCGAATTGTTTATCCCGGCGAGCAATTTCTACGTCCTGCCCGTCATCGCGACAATGCCTTACCGCCCCGACTTTTACCCCGACCCGCGCGAGGTCGAAGATATTTTTGAGATCAAATTAAAAGAAATTTCTGATATTGAGATTATCGGTTCCAGTGACATACAAGTCCGTGGCGAACAGGTACATGCGCCGCATTATACGGTGCAGGGATACAAAATATGGGGCGCAACAGCCATGATGATCAGTGAGCTCCTGACCGTCCTGAACGCACCCGACGGCGATCCCGGGAGCTAG
- a CDS encoding NAD(P)/FAD-dependent oxidoreductase, with translation MHQTLQLTLAPEIALDDENFRQHIIKKLRLRSTDTPIIRKTRQSIDARSRQVKVNVQAEVYVNETPPSLIGFQLDYPDVSKKPQALIIGCGPAGMFAALRLIELGIKPVIFERGKDVRARRRDLAAINKDHIVNPESNYCFGEGGAGTYSDGKLYTRSNKRGDIRRVLEIFVGHGASEQILIDTHPHIGTNKLPVVVSEMRESILKAGGEIHFDTKVTDFIIDQNSLNGVITDDQKEHLGIGVILATGHSARDIYELLDAKKILIESKSFAMGVRIEHPQNTIDKIQYHCEKDRGPYLPAASYSLVTQTRYKGVQRGVFSFCMCPGGFIVPAATASGEVVVNGMSPSRRDSPYANSGIVVAIEEHDLLPYKEFGALAGLHYQKEIEQAACQFAGATQTAPAQLALDFVKGKVSSQLRETSYQPGLQSVDLREVLPAEIAFPLSEALSDFGQKMRGYLSGDAQLIGVESRTSSPVRIPRETETCEHPELKGLFPCGEGAGYAGGIMSAAMDGERCAQQLAKLYANKKIQ, from the coding sequence ATGCATCAAACGCTTCAACTGACACTGGCGCCCGAAATCGCGCTGGACGACGAGAATTTTCGTCAGCATATCATTAAAAAATTGCGGCTTCGTTCAACAGACACGCCCATTATCCGCAAAACCCGCCAATCCATTGACGCCCGCAGCCGACAGGTGAAAGTCAATGTGCAGGCAGAAGTTTATGTCAATGAAACGCCGCCATCGCTCATTGGTTTCCAACTTGATTATCCGGACGTCAGCAAAAAGCCGCAGGCATTGATCATCGGATGTGGCCCGGCGGGCATGTTCGCAGCATTGCGGTTGATCGAGCTGGGCATTAAGCCGGTGATTTTTGAAAGAGGGAAAGATGTGCGTGCCAGACGGCGCGACCTGGCTGCTATTAATAAAGACCACATTGTCAATCCTGAGTCCAATTACTGCTTCGGCGAAGGCGGCGCAGGGACTTATTCGGATGGAAAATTATATACGCGCTCGAACAAGCGCGGGGACATTCGACGCGTTCTGGAAATATTCGTAGGCCACGGCGCCAGCGAGCAAATTTTGATTGACACGCACCCGCACATCGGCACCAACAAACTGCCTGTTGTGGTTTCCGAAATGCGCGAAAGCATTCTGAAAGCAGGCGGCGAAATCCACTTTGATACAAAGGTTACAGATTTCATCATTGACCAAAACTCGCTGAATGGCGTTATTACCGATGATCAGAAGGAACATTTAGGCATTGGTGTGATCCTGGCAACGGGCCATTCGGCTCGGGATATTTACGAATTGCTGGATGCGAAAAAGATCCTAATCGAAAGCAAGTCATTTGCAATGGGCGTGCGCATTGAGCATCCGCAAAACACCATTGATAAGATCCAGTATCATTGCGAAAAGGATCGGGGACCTTATTTGCCCGCTGCATCATATAGTTTGGTAACCCAAACGCGCTATAAAGGCGTTCAGCGGGGTGTTTTCTCGTTTTGCATGTGCCCGGGCGGGTTCATTGTGCCTGCGGCAACGGCTTCCGGGGAAGTGGTCGTAAACGGCATGTCGCCTTCCCGCCGCGATTCGCCTTACGCTAATTCTGGCATCGTGGTTGCCATTGAAGAGCATGATCTCTTGCCTTACAAGGAATTTGGCGCGTTGGCTGGATTGCATTATCAGAAGGAAATTGAACAGGCAGCCTGCCAGTTTGCCGGCGCCACCCAAACAGCTCCTGCGCAGCTTGCATTGGATTTTGTAAAAGGAAAAGTGTCGTCACAACTGCGCGAAACGTCTTACCAGCCCGGCTTGCAATCTGTTGATCTCCGTGAAGTTCTTCCGGCTGAAATTGCCTTTCCACTCAGCGAAGCACTTTCTGATTTTGGACAAAAAATGAGAGGCTATCTGTCCGGCGATGCGCAGTTAATCGGCGTGGAAAGCCGTACTTCATCGCCTGTTCGCATCCCGAGAGAAACGGAAACCTGCGAGCATCCCGAACTGAAAGGCTTATTCCCCTGCGGCGAAGGAGCGGGTTATGCCGGAGGCATCATGTCGGCAGCCATGGACGGCGAACGCTGCGCCCAGCAACTCGCAAAACTATACGCCAACAAGAAAATCCAATAA
- a CDS encoding sugar phosphate isomerase/epimerase family protein, producing MTMDRRTFMNSLAVSAGAAFLPETEGIAPAFPISCNQYSWITFYAREGKDWGANLDQSLKEFASTGLKAYEPAFTQADEVAKLLPVLKKYQLVMPSVYVNSSMHKADEATKSIESVLAIADALKPADTKIIVTNPNPLQWGGSENKNDAELAEQAKNLDKLGTELQKRGMTLAYHTHDVELRAAAREFHHMLLATDPKNVSLCLDVHWVYRGSANSQVALFDIVKLYGKRIVELHLRQSKDGIWQEAFSDGDIDYRRLLTTLNSMNVKPHLVLEQCLEKTSPKTMDAVEAHKKDLLYSAEIFKDWLK from the coding sequence ATGACTATGGACCGGAGAACATTTATGAATTCACTGGCCGTCTCGGCCGGAGCCGCTTTTTTGCCCGAAACGGAAGGCATAGCACCCGCTTTTCCTATTTCCTGTAACCAATATTCATGGATTACTTTCTATGCTCGGGAGGGAAAAGACTGGGGCGCGAACCTGGATCAGTCGCTTAAAGAGTTCGCTTCAACGGGCCTGAAAGCATATGAACCCGCATTTACACAAGCCGATGAGGTGGCCAAGTTATTGCCGGTTCTGAAAAAATATCAGCTTGTAATGCCCTCGGTTTACGTGAACAGTTCGATGCATAAAGCCGATGAGGCAACGAAATCCATCGAGTCGGTGCTGGCGATCGCGGATGCATTGAAACCGGCTGATACAAAGATCATTGTGACCAATCCCAACCCGCTGCAATGGGGAGGTTCCGAAAATAAAAATGATGCCGAACTGGCGGAACAAGCTAAAAACCTCGACAAACTGGGTACTGAACTACAAAAACGGGGCATGACGCTTGCTTACCATACGCACGACGTGGAGTTACGGGCGGCAGCGCGTGAATTTCACCATATGCTGTTGGCAACAGACCCTAAAAATGTCTCACTCTGCCTGGACGTGCATTGGGTTTACCGCGGCTCGGCCAATTCGCAGGTTGCGCTTTTTGATATTGTTAAATTATATGGAAAAAGAATTGTGGAGCTGCATTTACGACAATCCAAAGATGGAATCTGGCAGGAGGCATTTTCCGATGGCGACATTGATTACCGCCGTCTCCTAACAACATTAAATTCAATGAATGTTAAGCCGCATCTTGTTTTGGAACAATGCCTTGAAAAGACTTCACCAAAAACAATGGATGCTGTGGAAGCGCATAAGAAAGACCTGCTTTATAGTGCTGAAATTTTCAAGGACTGGCTGAAATAA
- a CDS encoding type II toxin-antitoxin system HicA family toxin, translating into MGKFDKLILKLLSGSADSNFSFDDLRLVLINLGFTEKTTGGSHRIFYKENIVEIVNIQPDGNKAKSYQVKQVRGIILKYKLVSYE; encoded by the coding sequence ATGGGAAAATTTGATAAGCTGATTTTAAAGTTGCTTTCCGGGTCTGCTGATAGCAATTTTAGTTTTGATGACCTAAGATTAGTTTTAATAAATCTGGGTTTTACAGAAAAAACGACAGGAGGAAGCCACAGAATTTTTTATAAGGAAAATATTGTGGAAATTGTAAATATTCAACCTGATGGAAATAAAGCTAAATCATATCAGGTGAAACAGGTGAGAGGGATTATTTTGAAATACAAACTTGTAAGTTATGAATAG
- a CDS encoding type II toxin-antitoxin system HicB family antitoxin, which yields MNSKYELIMYWSEEDKTFVVEVPELPGCMADGPTQSEALLNVQIVVDQWIETAKALGREIPKPKVS from the coding sequence ATGAATAGCAAATACGAGTTAATTATGTATTGGAGCGAAGAGGATAAAACATTTGTTGTGGAAGTTCCGGAATTGCCAGGCTGCATGGCAGATGGCCCTACCCAAAGTGAAGCGTTACTGAACGTACAAATTGTGGTTGATCAATGGATTGAGACTGCCAAAGCGCTGGGAAGAGAAATTCCGAAACCCAAGGTAAGCTGA
- a CDS encoding acyl-CoA dehydrogenase family protein, whose product MPTPDFFNIYDLLTTEQQLIVSTVKDFSDREIKPIIEDYARKAEFPLHLIKKFGEIGLFGATIPQEYGGGGLDYISYGLMCQEIERGDSGMRSTISVQSSLVMWPVFAFGSEEQKRKYLPGLATGELIGCFGLTEPDHGSNPAGMTTRISKTENGYLLNGSKMWISNAPFADIAIVWARDDDGKVRGLIAERGMEGFSTPEIHNKWSLRASATGELVFDNVFIPEENILPNASGLKAPLLCLDKARYGIAWGVIGAAMDCYETAVKYAAERIQFDKPIAAFQLTQKKLAEMLTEITKAQLLAWRLGTLMNEGKATTTQISMAKRNNVAMALNVARECRQILGAMGISGDYPIMRHVMNLESVITYEGTHDIHLLILGAEITGIQAFK is encoded by the coding sequence ATGCCAACCCCAGATTTCTTCAACATCTATGATCTGCTAACTACTGAGCAGCAACTGATTGTAAGTACTGTCAAAGACTTTTCGGACAGGGAAATAAAACCCATCATTGAGGACTATGCCCGGAAGGCGGAATTCCCTTTGCATTTGATTAAAAAGTTTGGTGAGATCGGTTTGTTCGGGGCGACGATCCCGCAGGAATATGGCGGTGGCGGTCTGGATTACATTAGTTATGGCTTAATGTGCCAGGAAATTGAAAGAGGCGATTCCGGCATGCGCTCGACGATTTCTGTGCAAAGCTCGCTGGTCATGTGGCCGGTTTTTGCGTTTGGATCAGAAGAGCAAAAACGTAAATATCTTCCCGGGTTGGCCACCGGAGAGCTGATCGGCTGCTTTGGATTAACCGAACCGGATCATGGCTCCAACCCTGCCGGCATGACGACCAGAATTTCGAAAACCGAAAACGGTTATTTGCTCAACGGCTCCAAAATGTGGATTTCCAATGCTCCATTTGCGGATATCGCAATCGTTTGGGCGCGCGATGATGACGGCAAAGTCCGTGGGCTGATTGCAGAACGCGGAATGGAAGGTTTTTCAACACCCGAAATTCATAACAAATGGTCATTAAGGGCGAGTGCGACCGGTGAGCTGGTTTTTGATAATGTATTTATTCCCGAAGAAAATATTTTACCCAATGCATCCGGACTGAAAGCGCCGCTGCTGTGTCTGGATAAGGCTCGTTACGGCATTGCCTGGGGCGTCATCGGTGCTGCGATGGACTGTTATGAAACCGCTGTCAAATATGCGGCAGAACGCATTCAGTTTGATAAACCCATTGCCGCTTTCCAATTGACACAAAAGAAATTAGCCGAAATGCTGACGGAAATTACCAAAGCGCAGCTCCTGGCGTGGAGATTGGGCACATTAATGAACGAAGGAAAAGCAACAACCACGCAAATCTCGATGGCAAAGCGCAATAATGTGGCCATGGCACTGAATGTGGCGAGAGAATGCCGTCAAATCCTGGGTGCAATGGGCATTTCGGGCGACTATCCGATCATGCGGCATGTAATGAACCTGGAATCGGTGATCACTTACGAGGGAACGCATGACATTCATTTACTGATCCTGGGTGCAGAAATTACGGGCATTCAAGCATTTAAATAG
- a CDS encoding sterol desaturase family protein, with protein sequence MPGTYEFEDFLLKVSTPFYLLLICVEIFLTYRPSHDHGSPRASYNFKDTITNASLMLLNGGIDLLFRTAYVGVLIWFYNMGFKTAVANPFFYWFSLFLLEDLAFYTLHYVDHHCRLFWAVHVTHHSSQHFNLTTGFRSSVFQPLYRFVYFIPLAVIGFNPADIIIMYSLTQIYGIIVHTEYVGKLGWLEYLFVTPSHHRVHHASNVQYLDKNMGMCLIIWDRIFGTFQEELETVPPVYGLTKPIENAGLANTVLHEWREIGKDFKQKTNLRTKLNYLIKAPGWSHDGSRQTTKDLQNISSTADSRMPTAI encoded by the coding sequence ATGCCTGGCACATATGAGTTTGAGGATTTTCTTTTAAAAGTCTCCACTCCGTTTTATCTGTTGCTGATCTGCGTCGAAATTTTTCTGACTTACCGGCCCTCGCACGACCATGGCAGTCCACGCGCTTCCTACAACTTTAAAGATACAATTACCAATGCTTCTTTAATGCTCCTCAACGGCGGCATTGACCTCTTGTTCAGGACGGCTTATGTGGGCGTGCTGATCTGGTTTTATAATATGGGTTTCAAAACGGCGGTTGCCAATCCATTTTTTTACTGGTTCAGTTTATTCCTTTTGGAAGATCTGGCATTTTATACATTGCATTACGTGGACCATCATTGCCGATTATTTTGGGCCGTGCATGTGACGCATCATTCTTCCCAGCATTTTAATTTGACGACCGGTTTTCGCTCGTCTGTTTTTCAGCCACTTTACCGGTTTGTATATTTCATCCCGCTTGCAGTGATCGGCTTCAATCCCGCGGATATTATCATTATGTATTCTTTGACGCAGATTTACGGCATTATTGTGCATACCGAATACGTTGGCAAACTTGGCTGGCTGGAATATCTTTTCGTAACCCCTTCTCATCACCGTGTTCACCACGCAAGCAATGTGCAGTATCTGGATAAAAATATGGGCATGTGCCTGATCATCTGGGACCGCATTTTCGGCACATTTCAGGAAGAGCTGGAAACCGTTCCGCCTGTTTACGGCTTGACAAAACCCATTGAAAACGCGGGCCTGGCCAACACCGTTTTGCATGAGTGGAGGGAAATAGGAAAGGATTTTAAACAAAAAACAAACCTCAGGACAAAGCTCAATTACCTGATTAAAGCGCCAGGCTGGTCTCATGACGGATCAAGACAAACTACAAAAGACCTGCAAAACATATCCTCCACAGCCGACAGCCGAATGCCGACAGCTATTTAA
- a CDS encoding helix-turn-helix domain-containing protein: MAINTDNVRLVFGLKLKQLRLDKGMSLSELSQKSGLSISYINEIEKGKKYPKSDKIIALASAMDVDYDTLVSLKLTKRLEPISDLLSSNVLTELPLELFGIDPANLLEILSDAPAKISAFVGTLIEIARNYNMSIEKFYFSALRTYQEMHDNYFEDIELEAERFLIENNVDQNQILDEKDLAEILKSRFNYSIENINEKANPEFSSVRSLTITSPNGNRLLMNNHLSSVQRGFIFGREIGYLYLNLKNRLHTTALVEAESFEQLLNNFKASYFSSAIIIKRSLLVPAVAAVFEQKMWQPQQLIDLIHRFNTTPESFCYRLSNILPRYFGINQIFFSRFNNFVGQNIFDMTKEMHISRKHYPHTVKDEHYCRRWVALTILNDLGDVIRRKEQPGILCKAQKSTYLDTRDEYLVISFALPMSPTPGLNVSVSMGIYLDAPTREKLQFLDDPFLVAREVNQTCERCSLFDCRERIAAPTILQKRHKNEELRKALKRMIN, translated from the coding sequence GTGGCGATAAATACAGATAATGTAAGGTTGGTTTTCGGGTTGAAGCTTAAACAGCTGCGACTGGACAAAGGAATGTCACTCAGTGAGCTTTCTCAAAAATCGGGGTTGTCTATTTCTTATATTAATGAAATTGAAAAAGGCAAAAAATACCCAAAATCCGACAAGATTATTGCCCTGGCCTCGGCTATGGATGTGGATTACGACACGCTCGTTTCCCTCAAACTTACGAAACGCCTCGAACCAATTTCCGACCTGCTGAGCTCCAATGTGCTCACCGAACTACCACTCGAACTTTTTGGAATAGATCCTGCCAACCTGCTTGAAATCCTTTCCGACGCGCCGGCCAAAATCAGTGCATTTGTTGGGACGCTGATCGAAATCGCGCGTAATTATAATATGTCGATTGAGAAGTTCTATTTCTCGGCACTGCGCACCTATCAGGAAATGCACGACAATTATTTTGAGGACATCGAGCTGGAAGCAGAGCGTTTTTTAATAGAAAATAATGTGGATCAAAATCAGATCCTGGATGAAAAAGACCTCGCTGAAATCCTGAAATCGCGCTTTAATTATTCGATTGAAAACATCAATGAAAAGGCGAATCCGGAGTTTTCCAGCGTTCGTTCCCTGACCATTACCAGCCCCAATGGCAATCGTTTGCTGATGAATAATCACCTTTCTTCGGTGCAGCGGGGGTTTATCTTCGGGCGGGAAATCGGGTATTTGTATTTAAATCTGAAAAACAGGCTGCATACCACGGCATTAGTGGAAGCGGAATCGTTTGAACAGCTACTTAACAACTTTAAAGCTTCCTATTTTTCCAGTGCCATTATCATTAAGAGAAGCCTGCTTGTGCCCGCAGTTGCAGCCGTTTTTGAACAAAAAATGTGGCAACCGCAACAGCTGATCGACCTCATTCACAGGTTTAATACAACGCCGGAGTCATTTTGTTACAGGCTAAGCAACATCCTGCCGCGTTATTTTGGCATTAACCAGATCTTTTTTTCCCGTTTCAACAATTTCGTCGGTCAGAATATTTTTGATATGACCAAGGAAATGCACATTTCCCGCAAACATTATCCGCACACGGTTAAGGACGAACATTATTGCAGGCGCTGGGTCGCATTGACCATCTTGAATGATCTGGGTGACGTGATCAGGCGAAAAGAGCAGCCGGGCATTCTTTGCAAAGCGCAGAAATCCACTTATCTGGACACGCGGGATGAATATCTGGTGATCAGTTTTGCCCTGCCTATGTCCCCTACTCCTGGCCTCAATGTGAGCGTATCAATGGGCATTTATCTGGATGCGCCTACAAGGGAGAAATTACAGTTTCTGGATGACCCGTTCCTGGTGGCGAGAGAAGTAAACCAAACCTGCGAACGCTGCTCGCTCTTCGACTGCCGTGAAAGAATCGCAGCCCCCACGATCCTACAAAAACGCCATAAAAACGAAGAACTAAGGAAAGCATTAAAGAGGATGATCAACTAA
- a CDS encoding porin family protein — MKNFMIALCLMMISYAATAQYDPAFRFGIKAGANLSNINGSNDLTLASGNNPFNFKDNDNRSLGFAGGVFFRFGKTFYIQPEILLSQKGGRFNVYEDGVQDSNGKVDVRFSNLDVPILFGVRVAKFFRINVGPMASLRLSNNGKIGDSFDVITGENSAEFKNRLAYGYQAGVGVDFGRLSLDVRYEGNFTDIVKVEFDNATTASQFGKKSNLFQATLGFAIF; from the coding sequence ATGAAAAACTTTATGATTGCGCTGTGTTTGATGATGATAAGCTATGCGGCGACAGCACAATACGACCCGGCTTTCAGATTCGGGATCAAGGCGGGAGCCAACTTATCCAACATCAATGGAAGTAATGACCTAACGCTTGCTTCGGGCAATAATCCGTTCAATTTCAAAGACAACGATAACCGTTCGCTGGGTTTTGCAGGAGGTGTATTTTTCCGTTTTGGGAAAACATTCTATATCCAGCCCGAGATTTTATTATCACAAAAAGGAGGTCGTTTCAATGTATATGAAGACGGCGTGCAGGATTCGAATGGAAAGGTTGATGTTCGTTTTTCAAACCTTGATGTGCCGATCCTGTTTGGGGTGAGAGTTGCAAAGTTCTTCCGTATCAATGTTGGCCCGATGGCTTCGCTGAGATTATCGAACAATGGCAAAATCGGTGATTCGTTCGATGTGATCACGGGCGAAAACTCTGCGGAATTCAAAAATCGCCTTGCTTATGGTTACCAGGCAGGTGTGGGCGTTGACTTTGGAAGGTTGAGCCTGGATGTGCGTTATGAAGGCAATTTCACGGACATTGTGAAAGTTGAATTTGATAATGCTACAACTGCTTCGCAATTTGGCAAAAAGAGCAATTTGTTCCAAGCAACGCTTGGCTTTGCGATTTTTTGA
- the leuS gene encoding leucine--tRNA ligase, which produces MSDYSHREIEQKWQQYWESQGTFNVDNQSNLPKYYVLDMFPYPSGAGLHVGHPLGYIASDIYSRYKRLKGFNVLHPMGFDSFGLPAEQYAIQTGQHPAITTEQNITRYIEQLKNLGFSYDWKREVRTSEPDYYKWTQWIFAELFKSWYNKDSDKAEPIASLISIFEKSGNKGVNAPCDEDTPIFTAEEWNSWSEEDQYKLTLKYRLTYVADATVNWCAGLGSVLSNDEVKDGVSERGGFPVVQKLMRQWMMRITAYAQRLIDGLDTIDWTESLKEQQRNWIGRSVGALVKFGIDGHENVIEVFTTRVDTIYGVTFMVLAPEHELVDIITTPEQRGDIDAYIASTKKKSERDRMSDVKTVSGAFTGAYAVNPFNDEKIPVYIADYVLAGYGTGAVMAVPSGDQRDWNFAQHFNLPIIPILDSQKETETQADSTKEGHYINSGIINGMTFHEANKVLINWLEERGIGKGKINYRLRDAVFSRQRYWGEPVPVFYKNDSTGQPLPYLLEENELPLNLPEVDKYLPTENGEPPLGRAQDWAHGSGNGYELSTMPGWAGSSWYWYRYMDPKNHEEFASRESIDYWRDVDLYIGGTEHATGHLLYSRFWNKFLKDRGFVPEEEPFKKLINQGMIQGRSNFVYRVKGDDYSSPVFVSAGLRSEYDVSALHVDVNIVENDVLDVEKFKATRRDIVGENPSFILEDGKYVCGVEVEKMSKSKFNVVNPDDIVERYGADTLRLYEMFLGPLEQAKPWNTNGIDGTYRFIRKLWRLFYNDAGQWMVKDVPAKPEELKILHKTIKKIEEDIENFSFNTAVSAFMVCVNELGAVKCQSKAVLQELVILLSPYAPHISEELWDLLGNEKGMISKATFPKWELQHVTDSVFEYPIQINGKVRASLTFALDTPASDIEREVLADETVQRWMEGKAAKKVIVVPKRIVNVVI; this is translated from the coding sequence ATGAGTGATTACAGTCACAGGGAAATAGAGCAGAAATGGCAGCAATATTGGGAGAGCCAGGGCACATTTAATGTTGATAACCAATCAAATCTTCCCAAATATTATGTGTTGGATATGTTCCCGTATCCTTCGGGAGCCGGATTGCACGTGGGACACCCGCTGGGATACATCGCGTCCGACATTTATTCCCGTTACAAAAGGCTGAAAGGGTTTAACGTTTTGCATCCTATGGGATTCGACAGCTTCGGTCTTCCGGCTGAGCAGTATGCCATCCAGACTGGCCAGCACCCGGCCATCACGACCGAGCAGAACATCACGCGCTACATTGAGCAATTGAAAAACCTGGGTTTCAGCTACGACTGGAAGCGTGAAGTGCGCACGTCGGAACCTGACTATTACAAATGGACGCAATGGATCTTCGCCGAGCTTTTCAAGAGCTGGTATAACAAAGACTCTGACAAAGCAGAGCCGATTGCATCATTGATTTCTATTTTTGAAAAAAGTGGAAATAAAGGTGTTAATGCGCCTTGCGATGAGGATACACCTATTTTTACAGCAGAAGAATGGAACAGCTGGTCAGAAGAAGATCAGTATAAATTAACATTGAAATACAGGCTTACCTATGTTGCGGATGCGACGGTAAACTGGTGCGCTGGACTGGGTTCTGTGCTTTCCAATGATGAAGTAAAAGACGGCGTTTCAGAGCGTGGCGGATTTCCTGTTGTTCAGAAACTGATGCGCCAGTGGATGATGCGCATCACTGCTTATGCACAGCGTTTGATCGACGGATTGGACACGATCGACTGGACCGAATCGCTGAAAGAGCAGCAACGCAACTGGATCGGCAGATCTGTGGGTGCGTTGGTGAAGTTTGGCATAGATGGACATGAGAATGTGATCGAAGTTTTTACAACCCGCGTAGATACGATTTATGGCGTCACTTTCATGGTGCTAGCGCCTGAACATGAGCTTGTTGATATCATTACAACGCCGGAGCAGCGCGGTGATATTGATGCCTACATTGCTTCAACCAAGAAAAAATCGGAGCGTGACCGGATGTCGGATGTGAAAACGGTTTCTGGCGCATTCACGGGTGCTTATGCGGTGAATCCTTTTAATGATGAAAAAATCCCTGTTTATATAGCAGATTATGTGTTGGCAGGTTACGGAACAGGCGCCGTTATGGCAGTTCCGTCGGGCGACCAGCGCGACTGGAATTTTGCGCAACATTTTAATCTGCCGATCATTCCCATTCTGGATTCACAAAAAGAAACGGAAACGCAGGCAGATTCAACAAAGGAAGGTCATTATATCAATTCCGGCATCATTAACGGCATGACTTTTCATGAAGCCAACAAGGTTTTAATTAACTGGCTTGAAGAAAGAGGGATTGGAAAAGGCAAAATCAACTATCGTTTGCGCGACGCGGTTTTCAGCCGTCAGCGTTACTGGGGCGAGCCTGTGCCTGTTTTTTATAAAAATGACAGCACCGGACAGCCGCTTCCTTACTTATTGGAAGAAAACGAATTGCCTTTAAACCTGCCGGAGGTTGACAAATATTTGCCAACAGAAAACGGCGAGCCGCCTTTAGGCCGCGCGCAGGATTGGGCGCATGGCTCGGGCAATGGTTACGAGCTGAGCACCATGCCGGGATGGGCGGGAAGCAGCTGGTATTGGTATCGCTATATGGATCCGAAAAATCATGAAGAGTTCGCTTCCAGGGAATCGATCGATTACTGGCGCGACGTGGATTTGTACATTGGAGGAACCGAGCATGCAACCGGACATTTGTTGTACAGCCGTTTTTGGAACAAGTTTCTGAAAGATCGCGGTTTTGTGCCCGAGGAAGAGCCATTCAAAAAACTGATCAACCAGGGAATGATCCAGGGCCGCAGCAATTTTGTGTATCGGGTAAAAGGCGATGATTACAGCAGTCCTGTTTTTGTAAGTGCTGGTTTGCGTTCTGAATATGATGTTTCCGCATTGCACGTGGATGTTAATATCGTGGAGAATGATGTTTTGGATGTTGAGAAGTTCAAAGCAACACGCCGCGACATTGTAGGCGAGAACCCGTCATTTATCCTGGAAGATGGTAAGTATGTATGTGGTGTGGAGGTTGAGAAAATGTCAAAATCCAAGTTCAATGTGGTTAACCCCGACGACATTGTGGAGCGTTACGGAGCGGACACATTGCGTTTGTATGAAATGTTTTTAGGGCCGTTGGAACAGGCTAAGCCCTGGAATACCAATGGGATAGACGGAACATATCGTTTTATCCGCAAGCTTTGGCGGTTATTTTATAATGACGCGGGACAATGGATGGTGAAGGACGTTCCCGCTAAACCCGAAGAGCTGAAAATCCTGCATAAGACGATCAAGAAAATTGAGGAAGACATTGAAAACTTCTCATTCAATACTGCAGTAAGTGCTTTTATGGTGTGTGTGAATGAGTTGGGTGCTGTTAAATGTCAGAGTAAAGCGGTTTTGCAAGAACTGGTCATTTTGCTTTCACCATATGCTCCGCACATCAGCGAAGAGTTGTGGGATCTGTTGGGCAATGAGAAGGGAATGATTTCAAAAGCGACTTTCCCGAAATGGGAGTTGCAGCACGTTACCGATTCTGTTTTCGAATATCCGATCCAAATTAATGGTAAAGTACGGGCTTCGCTCACTTTTGCTTTGGACACGCCGGCATCTGACATTGAGCGGGAAGTTTTAGCCGACGAAACCGTTCAACGCTGGATGGAAGGTAAAGCTGCGAAGAAAGTGATCGTTGTTCCGAAGCGGATCGTGAATGTTGTGATCTGA